The Natranaerovirga pectinivora DNA segment TTTTTCTCAAGTGTTTTCACCTAACCTATAATTTTCTATATACAAAAATTGAAATTGCAATCCCTATTAAACTTGCTAATGTAATTTTAAAAGCAATTCTAAATTCAAGAAATAATATGCCTAAATCCAACTTCAAAGGTGATTCAAGTCCAAAGTCTCCACCTACATTTAACCAGTCAAAGTATCTTGTGCCTTCTCCTAATTCTCCAAGAAAGCCTCCTAATACGATACCTGCTAAAACTAATAAAAATAAAGCCCACCCGTTTTTTTCTTTTCGATTATAAGCCAAAGTACCACCCCTTGTATACTATTTTGTTCATTTTAACTCAACTTATGCATCTTACTCGTATAAGCGCCTAGTTTCATTGAAAATAAAAACTTTATGCCCTTTGGAGCAGTCTTTAAATTTTTATTTTCATTCCGTATATATTTTAACATAAGACTGTTTTTTTGTATATATTATTAAGTAACACTAGTTAATTCTTACTAAATTCGACACCAATCATCGTACTTACTTTAAACACATTCCTTTAAAATAGTAAAAACAAACATCAGGGT contains these protein-coding regions:
- a CDS encoding DUF4321 domain-containing protein codes for the protein MAYNRKEKNGWALFLLVLAGIVLGGFLGELGEGTRYFDWLNVGGDFGLESPLKLDLGILFLEFRIAFKITLASLIGIAISIFVYRKL